The Arthrobacter sp. PM3 genome contains the following window.
CGGCCCGCAGCCGGCTGAACCTCGCCAACATCCTGGATTCCGCGTCGCAGAACAAGATCGAGGTCTTCGTCGTCGGACCCCCGCCCACGCTTGATCCGGCCCAGAACCGCCGGCTCGGCGAACTCAACACCGCCTTTGCCGACGTCACGACGCGCCGGAAGCACCTCTACGTGGACACCTTCTCGCCGCTGCTCAACCACGAGCAGTGGCGCCAGGACCTTGCGGCCAACGGCGGCACGCCGGGCCAGGCCGGCTACGGGCTCATGGCGTGGCTGGTCCTGCACCGCGGCTGGTTCCAGTGGCTGGGCATGGACACCCCGGAGTAAACCGACGCCGCTCCGCTCCGGAAATTTCGCGATATATCTTGACCGGTTCCCGGGCGCGATATATCGTGACTTCATAGTCGCGATATGTCGTTAGCCAGCCCGCCCGTTTTTCGCATCTTCGGAGGAACCATGTCAGAGAACACGTGGACCGTGACCGGCCCGCAAACCATCGACGTCGACGGCGTCCGCGCGCTTAAGCTCGGGATCGTCCGCGG
Protein-coding sequences here:
- a CDS encoding GDSL-type esterase/lipase family protein, yielding MEDRKLRIAAVGDELLAGLGDPRALGWLGRVLARTPQDSVALECYSLPCPEEGTEGIAARWLEEAGRRFGDHHENRLVIGLSGRDIEFGLSTARSRLNLANILDSASQNKIEVFVVGPPPTLDPAQNRRLGELNTAFADVTTRRKHLYVDTFSPLLNHEQWRQDLAANGGTPGQAGYGLMAWLVLHRGWFQWLGMDTPE